A portion of the Lolium rigidum isolate FL_2022 chromosome 1, APGP_CSIRO_Lrig_0.1, whole genome shotgun sequence genome contains these proteins:
- the LOC124659651 gene encoding protein S-acyltransferase 18-like, whose protein sequence is MGCGGETTAAMRWPRWRRRHGWQLPLHPLQLVGAAVFAVLVAAYYVVLGPYLGSTVAGTTLLVLFSFSAAAAAALYVRCTAVDPSDRTHAKKMKRQRDLARCGGGRGRTLPRLRYGYILWRYAMRLLKRVEVRVMNRWVRRTYLEQWNSSVQLDPMLPFAFTKLDDIVSPHATQDQDISFCPICDCEVKLRSKHCKTCERCVDGFDHHCRWLNNCIGRRNYAAFILLMFFVLLMLVIEGGTAVAIFVRCFVDSKGLKMEMEHRLHIRLPKGAHAALSMAFVLFTMYSTAALGQLFFFHVLLIRKGMRTYDYILALREAAQAYDPFDDSDISSEESIDFDSPERPSFMSRIFCRKEEVNESSRKLSIRIDEKEPNDATRRKDDIQINPWTLINMSKEKAMAAAERARERIRQKLQSTTISPMKPLPLETKRGPLNPERSTTGKEIVPVFTKSWVSGTSGSPTARLSSPRRRFSGSSSPKPQRSRTNFNVRLTEVSRELDTHISKQVMCSVVMKGVEDEGSSL, encoded by the exons ATGGGGTGCGGCGGAGAAACAACGGCGGCGATGAGGTGGCCGCGGTGGCGCCGGCGCCACGGCTGGCAGCTGCCCCTCCACCCGCTCCAG CTCGTGGGCGCGGCGGTGTTCGCCGTCCTCGTCGCAGCCTACTACGTCGTCCTCGGGCCCTATCTCGGTAGCACCGTCGCCGGCACCACCCTCCTCGTGCTCTTCTCCTTCTCG gccgccgccgccgcggctctCTACGTGCGCTGCACCGCGGTGGACCCGTCCGACCGGACGCACGCCAAGAAGATGAAGAGGCAGCGCGACCTCGCcaggtgcggcggcggccgcgggcggACGCTGCCGAGGCTGCGGTACGGCTACATCCTGTGGCGGTACGCGATGCGGCTGCTCAAGAGGGTGGAGGTCCGCGTCATGAACCGCTGGGTGCGGAGGACCTACCTGGAGCAGTGGAACTCCAGCGTCCAGCTCGACCCCATGCTCCCCTTCGCCTTCACCAAGCTCGACGACATCGTCTCCCCGCACGCCACCCAGGACCAGGACATCTCATTCTGCCCAATCTGCGACTGCGAG GTGAAATTGCGCAGCAAGCACTGCAAAACTTGTGAACGGTGTGTTGATGGATTTGATCACCACTGCAGG TGGCTCAACAATTGCATCGGGAGAAGGAATTATGCTGCATTTATTCTGCTAATGTTCTTTGTCTTGCTGATG CTTGTTATCGAGGGGGGAACAGCGGTTGCGATTTTTGTTCGCTGTTTTGTCGACAGCAAAGGGTTGAAAATGGAAATGGAGCACAGGCTTCACATTAGGCTACCTAAAGGAGCTCATGCAGCATTATCT ATGGCATTTGTCCTATTTACGATGTACAGTACTGCAGCATTGGGCCAGCTCTTCTTTTTCCATGTTCTGCTCATTAGAAAG GGAATGAGGACTTACGATTACATCCTTGCTCTACGAGAAGCTGCACAAGCATATGATCCTTTTGATGACTCGGATATATCCTCGGAAGAGAGCATTGACTTTGACTCTCCAGAAAGGCCATCGTTCATGTCAAGGATCTTTTGCAGAAAAGAGGAAGTGAATGAG AGTTCCCGAAAGCTGTCGATAAGGATCGACGAGAAGGAGCCCAATGATGCAACAAGGAGGAAGGATGACATCCAGATCAATCCATGGACGTTGATCAATATGAGTAAGGAAAAAGCAATGGCAGCCGCTGAGCGTGCACGTGAGCGGATCAGGCAGAAGCTGCAATCCACAACCATCTCCCCTATGAAACCATTACCATTGGAGACAAAGCGAGGTCCTTTGAATCCGGAGAGAAGCACGACAGGGAAGGAGATCGTACCTGTATTCACAAAGAGCTGGGTGTCAGGGACCTCAGGGTCACCAACAGCAAGGTTGTCCAGCCCAAGAAGGCGGTTTTCAGGGTCATCGTCACCCAAACCTCAGAGGAGCCGGACCAACTTCAACGTTAGACTGACAGAGGTGTCAAGAGAGCTTGATACCCACATCTCGAAGCAGGTCATGTGCTCTGTTGTCATGAAAGGCGTCGAGGATGAAGGTTCTTCGTTGTAA
- the LOC124683843 gene encoding enoyl-[acyl-carrier-protein] reductase [NADH] 1, chloroplastic-like: protein MAPCATAGAQMLAARPCVSASQSMLASRAAVSRISPALGASGFASCPRISYSRPLTSSNIAVRAVSGEGAPQGLPIDLRGKKAFIAGVADDNGYGWAIAKALAAAGAEILVGTWVPALNIFETSLRRGKFDESRKLPDGSLMEIVKVYPLDAVYDCPEDVPEDVKTNKRYAGSSNWTVKEAAEAVKKDFGSIDILVHSLANGPEVTKPLLETSRSGYLAAMSASSYSFISLLQHFVPIMNPGGASISLTYIASERTIPGYGGGMSSAKAALESDTRVLAFEAGRKGKIRVNTISAGPLGSRAAKAIGFIEKMIEYSYVNAPLQKELLADEVGNAAAFLVSPLASAITGSTVYVDNGLNTMAVAIDSPSVA from the exons ATGGCCCCCTGTGCAACTGCCGGCGCGCAGATGCTGGCTGCGCGCCCCTGCGTCTCGGCTTCCCAGAGTATGCTCGCCTCGAGGGCGGCCGTCTCACGGATCAGCCCGGCGCTCGGCGCCAGTGGCTTTGCGAGCTGCCCCAGAATCTCCTACTCCAGGCCTCTCACTTCTTCCAACATCGCCGTGAGAGCAGTGTCAGGAGAAGGTGCCCCTCAGGGGCTACCCATTGACCTCAGAG GGAAAAAGGCATTTATTGCTGGGGTTGCTGATGATAATGGCTACGGCTGGGCAATTGCAAAGGCTCTTGCAGCAGCTGGTGCTGAAATTCTTGTTGGTACATGGGTGCCT GCACTTAACATATTCGAGACAAGCCTGAGGCGTGGAAAGTTTGACGAATCACGGAA GCTGCCCGATGGATCTCTTATGGAGATTGTTAAAGTCTATCCACTGGACGCTGTCTATGATTGCCCGGAGGATGTTCCTGAAGAT GTCAAAACAAACAAAAGGTACGCAGGATCATCAAATTGGACTGTGAAG GAAGCTGCTGAAGCAGTCAAGAAGGATTTTGGTAGCATCGACATTCTTGTGCATTCTCTTGCTAATGGTCCTGAG GTTACAAAACCTTTGCTGGAAACCTCAAGAAGTGGCTATCTTGCTGCAATGTCAGCATCCAGTTACTCATTTATTTCCTTACTTCAGCACTTCGTTCCTATTATGAATCCAG GTGGTGCTAGTATCTCGCTAACATACATTGCATCTGAAAGAACGATTCCTGG atatgGTGGTGGCATGAGTTCAGCTAAAGCAGCTCTTGAGAGTGATACAAGA GTACTTGCTTTTGAAGCTGGACGCAAAGGCAAAATTCGAGTGAACACCATATCCGCAG GTCCTTTGGGAAGCAGAGCCGCAAAGGCAATTGGATTCATTGAGAAGATGATCGAGTACTCTTACGTTAATGCACCATTGCAGAAGGAACTTCTGGCAG ATGAAGTTGGGAACGCAGCAGCATTCCTGGTGTCTCCTTTGGCCTCTGCTATCACCGGCTCGACTGTCTATGTCGACAACGGACTAAACACGATGGCTGTTGCTATTGACAGCCCTTCAGTGGCATAG